TCCAGCATACCATCTTCCAGTTTATCTAACCAAGATCGTTTGTAGGGAGTAAATACCTTGTAAAAATCCCCTCCGCCGGTTAGTATCTCATCCTTCTCAAAAATTACCTGATCTTTAAAGGTGCGGAACGGAATATCCTGCTTGGTAAGTAATTGATTAATTGCTTCGTCCCGTTCTTTGGCGTAAGGCTCATAATCGTGGTTGGTGTAAACCGCTCGTACCGAATAGTTGCGAAGCACTTCTTCCCACACCTCTTCGGGTTTGCCGTACTTCACCAGCAGTGATGTGTCTTTATCCTCCAGGCGTTGGTGCATGGCTGTGAGTGTATCGTGTAGAAACATCACTCGGGCATCGTTTTTATCTTCCAGTTTATCTAAAATGTTCCGGTCAAATATGAAGAGCGGCAGTACCGGTAAGTCCCCTTGTAAAGCATGAAATAAGCCGGCGTTATCATCAAAGCGAAGGTCGCGACGGAACCAAAAAACAGCAATATTCTGATTAGACATAGATATTTTTTACGAAAGTTTGTTGACAGAACTAGAAAATCTAGCCAGTGTTTCATATTTCCTACTATGGTTTTCTCATAAAGATACGTGGGTAAGACAACGTTGTACACTTGGTTTTCCACCACTAAATCCAGCAGTATGTCCACGTACGGTTTACAGCAAGAAACAACTGCATTTTATGAGCAACTGGAAATAGTAATCACGCCTTCTCTTGACTTTTGATGCCTTCCTCATTAGAGTAATGACTGAAATTTGCCAACCCTTAAAAATGCAGTTGAGCCGATGTAGTCTATAAAATCGCTGAAGATCGAGTAAATTATACTTTTCTAGGAAGGCAATAAGTGGAAAGATAATTTTTCGGATAAACCCTAAATGGGAAACTTCTAGACAGTCAGGCAATGTTACACCCATTAAAATAAGGTGCTCTAAGAGCGTGTTTGGATTTTATTTTTAGAATTTATTATGAGGTGTTTTTCGGACAGACGAGACTCTTTTTCGGAGGATAGCCTAAGCTATCGTCCGAAAAAAAGGCGAAGTATGGGCGGAAAACAGCCATCAGAAAACTAAAGGATAAAGTTCAAACACGCTCTAAGTAAATGAAAAGAATACTTGTCGCTAGTAAGAATAAAACTTCGTAGAAATATGCTGCCAATATGCTCTGCTACCAACCGTTTTTTGGTAGTACTACTGGGGTTCGTAACGTTAGCCTGCCAGAAAAAAGTAGATGAAAGTTTTGTGGCTGATGACCCTGAGTACGTTCACCAGTCGATGCAAAAACTCACCGATGTAATTGTTTATGACATTTTCTCGCCCCCGGTCGCCAGCCGGATTTATGTATACCCCAGCATTGCTGCTTACGAAGCTCTTTTGCCCGACTATCCCGAATACCGATCATTGGCTGGGCAGCTCAATGGTTTGAAGCCGATTCCCGCTCCCGACACCACGCAGCCTATCTCGTTACCACTGGCCAGTATTCACGCCTTTCTTACTGCCGGAAAGCATTTTATATTTTCTGAAGAGCGGATTGATGAATATCAGCAGGAGTTGTACCAGCCGTTCGAAACCGCCTTTCCGGAAGATATGTACAACAACTCACTCGCTTACGGTGAGCAGGTAGCTCAGCATATTTTAGACTGGTCTAGCCAGGATAATTACAAACAATCTCGCTCTTTCCCTAAGTTTACGGTGAATGATGCCCCCGGTCGGTGGCAACCCACTCCACCCGATTATATGGACGGTATTGAGCCTCACTGGAGCAGTATTCGACCGTTGGTGATCGACTCAGCTAACCAGTTTGTCCCTGCCCCGCCCTCTCCTTTTTCAATAGAAGAAGGTAGCCAGTTTCTTGCGGAAGTGATGGAAGTGTACGAGACGGTTAACAACCTAGATGAAGAGCAGGCCGAAATTGCCAGTTTCTGGGATTGCAACCCCTACGTCTCTCATCATCAGGGACATGTAATGTTTGCTACCAAAAAGATTACTCCGGGCGGGCACTGGATGGGTATTGCTAAAATAGCTGCTCAGCAATCTGGGGCTGATTTGATGCGGTCATTAGAAACCTATGCTTTTACCGCTATTGCACTGTTCGACGGTTTCATTAGTTGCTGGGACGAAAAATACCGTAGTAGTCTGATCCGCCCCGAAACGGTAATCAATCAGCACTTTGATGAAGACTGGATGCCACTGTTGCAGACCCCTCCCTTCCCTGAATATACTAGTGGGCATAGTGTCATTTCCGCTTCAGCTGCGGTAGCCCTCACCGAGCTATACGGCGAACCCTTTGCTTACGTAGACTCTACCGAAGTTGCGTACGGTCTGCCCCCCCGGGAGTTCAACTCTTTTCGAGAAGCTTCGGAAGAAGCGGCAATCAGTCGGTTGTACGGTGGCATTCACTATATGCCAGCCATCGACAATGGAGTAGAACAAGGCCGACAAGTAGGTAACTTTATTTTGAGCAAAGTTAATACTCGAGAAGAAGCTTCGCTGGCAGAGAAATAATGGCGTTAAAAAACTACTCTCTGGCGCAGTAATAGTTTCCTTATTTGGCTGTTGATAATGGTCTTAATTTTGTGCAACCGATTTAAGTAATCTCGCCCCTATTTTTGTTTAAAGCAAATGATTTTTTCCTCCACGTGGCTGAACCCTTGCCTATTGGTCTTAAAAGGGGCTTTTATTCCAAAAGGTTAGTAAATGCAGCATTTAGTACATGCCAGAAGTACACTCACTAATATTGTTTTTAAATATATTTGTTAGATATTTGCGAAAATCTTAAACCAACTACTAAGTTGATGGTTGGTTTTTTACTATTTATTATTACTGCAAAGCTTATGAGAATTTTTACACAACTTACCTACGTCATAACTGTGGCGTTGGCAGTGCTATGGAGTAGTACTGCGTGGGCGCAAGAGAAGACCGTTTCAGGGACGGTGACATCCGATGCGGAAGGCCCTCTTCCGGGAGTAAATGTACTAGTGAAAGGCACCAGTACGGGTACCGTCACTGACCTAGATGGTAACTATCGTTTGAACGTACCAGATGGTCAGGACACCATCATGTTTTCTTCTATTGGATACGCCAACCAAGAAATTCGAGTGGGTAACCAGACCACTATTAATGTAGTTATGACTGAAGATGTGCAATCTCTCAGTGAAGTAGTGGTGATCGGGTACGGCACCCAAGAGAAGAAAGATGTGACAGGGGCTCTATCTACTATTAAGGCGGAAGATTTCAATAGTGGGGTGATTAATACCCCCGAACAGTTATTTCAAGGGAAATTATCCGGTGTGCAGGTTACTCAGAACGGTGGGGCACCTGGTGGGGCAGTTTCGATTAATATTCGGGGGGCTAACTCAATACGGTCAGGAAATGGACCACTCTTCGTAGTAGATGGGGTACCACTAACTTCAGATAATCCCAATGCCCAGGGGCAAAGCATTTCGGGAGGACAGGGCGTGGCTCCCCAAAACCCACTAAACTTCATTAACCCTAACGATATTGCCTCTATTGACATATTGAAGGATGCATCAGCAGCAGCGATCTACGGTTCCCGAGCGGCTAATGGGGTAGTAATTATTACGACTAAATCAGGGGAAGCCGGTGTCTCCTCTGTAGAATATAGTAGTTATGCTAGCGTAGATTATCTCAGAGAGAGATTAGATTTACTTTCGGCTGATGAGTTTTTGGCCGCAGGTGAAGAGTTTAATTTGAATTTACTAGATGGCAATTCAGATACCGATTGGCAAGATGAAT
This region of Tunicatimonas pelagia genomic DNA includes:
- a CDS encoding vanadium-dependent haloperoxidase gives rise to the protein MLPICSATNRFLVVLLGFVTLACQKKVDESFVADDPEYVHQSMQKLTDVIVYDIFSPPVASRIYVYPSIAAYEALLPDYPEYRSLAGQLNGLKPIPAPDTTQPISLPLASIHAFLTAGKHFIFSEERIDEYQQELYQPFETAFPEDMYNNSLAYGEQVAQHILDWSSQDNYKQSRSFPKFTVNDAPGRWQPTPPDYMDGIEPHWSSIRPLVIDSANQFVPAPPSPFSIEEGSQFLAEVMEVYETVNNLDEEQAEIASFWDCNPYVSHHQGHVMFATKKITPGGHWMGIAKIAAQQSGADLMRSLETYAFTAIALFDGFISCWDEKYRSSLIRPETVINQHFDEDWMPLLQTPPFPEYTSGHSVISASAAVALTELYGEPFAYVDSTEVAYGLPPREFNSFREASEEAAISRLYGGIHYMPAIDNGVEQGRQVGNFILSKVNTREEASLAEK